The following proteins come from a genomic window of Methanosarcina sp. MTP4:
- a CDS encoding metal-dependent hydrolase, with amino-acid sequence MEKVKITWLGHSAFLFEAEKKVLIDPFISGNPKAPCGPEDLDPDIIAVTHGHADHLGDTIEIGSRVGCRIISIHEVANYIKSKGVFAEGMNKGGTFDVDGVTFTMTEALHSSSIDASGFSFDGGCPAGFVMGIGGHTIYHAGDTGVFGDMRLIRELYEPEIAFLPIGDKFTMGIKEAVKAVELIKPKIVIPMHYSTFDVIEQDPEEFKKAVEEKVDTKVIIMNPGETLEL; translated from the coding sequence ATGGAAAAAGTAAAAATTACCTGGCTTGGACATTCCGCTTTTTTGTTTGAGGCTGAAAAGAAAGTACTGATCGACCCCTTCATCTCCGGAAACCCGAAAGCTCCCTGCGGCCCGGAGGACCTGGACCCAGATATAATTGCCGTTACCCACGGGCATGCCGACCACCTGGGGGATACCATCGAAATCGGGTCGAGGGTAGGCTGCCGGATCATTTCTATCCACGAGGTTGCAAATTACATCAAGTCGAAGGGGGTCTTTGCGGAAGGCATGAACAAGGGCGGGACCTTTGATGTTGACGGCGTCACCTTCACCATGACCGAAGCCCTTCATTCTTCTTCTATCGACGCCTCAGGCTTCAGTTTCGACGGGGGCTGTCCTGCCGGTTTTGTGATGGGGATTGGCGGGCACACGATCTACCACGCAGGAGATACCGGAGTCTTCGGGGACATGCGGCTTATCAGGGAACTCTATGAGCCCGAGATAGCTTTCCTGCCCATCGGGGACAAGTTTACCATGGGCATAAAGGAAGCCGTGAAAGCCGTGGAACTGATAAAGCCGAAAATTGTGATCCCAATGCACTACAGCACCTTCGACGTTATCGAACAGGACCCGGAAGAGTTCAAGAAAGCAGTTGAAGAAAAGGTTGACACGAAGGTTATCATCATGAACCCGGGAGAAACCCTGGAACTTTGA
- a CDS encoding DUF2117 family protein — MFLFEIKRTKMKIGIVIHGPEVIDSGQAEKVLEKLSRLGEVEAKLGGTMGKTAVLDAGLEGRIDIRDHQKPSACIESFFENSYLVCLINRGKTLETGKTFGKIVCSHLREPEKKPLFQIEYSETSVTGFQGNVCGMLVPLNSKGRECLEKVSEKLCIPAETKPLSYPQTGSIFTEKCPKTGKTRIFRKLSGVFPGENILINGIVIGRANSPEVKIVSENGFITTIEGGIIKEHGLEKLHCYEKKEPVDLENAWIKSGSVRRSAPSHQKLSKPMPKTVDLKPTPLNGAGKVVLIDHAAEHSFELADGAQLAVTVGDDTTAIAGDILYRLGIPILGITDGDCDDLADRTEIFPGSLILRLAAGNDDIVGKKLRQELFDGQISAVFEDIPALKEEVLRLAEPETEAIFEY; from the coding sequence ATGTTTCTTTTCGAAATTAAACGAACGAAAATGAAGATCGGCATAGTTATCCACGGCCCCGAAGTAATCGACTCGGGGCAGGCTGAAAAAGTCCTCGAAAAGCTCTCCCGCCTGGGAGAAGTAGAGGCAAAACTCGGCGGCACCATGGGAAAGACCGCAGTCCTTGACGCCGGGCTTGAAGGGCGAATTGACATCAGGGACCACCAAAAACCAAGTGCCTGCATAGAATCCTTTTTTGAAAACTCCTACCTTGTATGCCTTATAAACCGGGGAAAAACCCTTGAAACGGGAAAGACCTTCGGGAAAATTGTGTGCTCCCACCTCCGGGAACCAGAGAAAAAGCCCCTTTTCCAGATCGAATATTCGGAAACATCGGTAACCGGTTTCCAGGGAAACGTCTGCGGGATGCTGGTTCCTCTGAATTCAAAAGGCAGGGAATGCCTCGAAAAAGTTTCGGAAAAATTGTGTATCCCAGCTGAGACCAAACCTCTGTCCTATCCTCAAACAGGTTCCATCTTCACCGAAAAATGCCCGAAAACCGGCAAAACACGGATTTTCCGGAAGCTTTCCGGGGTCTTCCCCGGAGAAAACATTCTTATAAACGGGATCGTGATCGGAAGGGCTAATTCGCCGGAAGTGAAGATTGTCTCGGAAAACGGTTTCATTACAACCATAGAAGGCGGAATAATAAAGGAACACGGTCTTGAAAAACTCCACTGCTACGAAAAAAAAGAGCCAGTTGACCTTGAAAACGCCTGGATAAAGAGCGGGAGCGTCAGAAGGAGTGCCCCTTCTCACCAAAAACTTTCAAAACCGATGCCAAAAACCGTAGACCTGAAGCCGACACCCCTGAACGGAGCCGGAAAAGTCGTGCTGATCGACCACGCCGCCGAACACTCATTCGAACTGGCAGACGGAGCGCAGCTTGCAGTAACCGTGGGCGACGACACCACAGCCATTGCCGGGGACATCCTTTACAGGCTTGGAATCCCGATACTGGGGATAACGGACGGGGACTGCGACGACCTTGCCGACAGGACCGAGATCTTTCCTGGTTCGCTCATTCTCAGGCTGGCTGCCGGAAATGACGATATAGTGGGAAAAAAGCTGAGGCAGGAACTATTTGATGGGCAAATTTCAGCTGTTTTCGAGGACATACCTGCCCTTAAAGAAGAAGTTTTGAGGCTGGCAGAACCAGAGACTGAAGCTATTTTTGAATACTAA
- the cooS gene encoding anaerobic carbon-monoxide dehydrogenase catalytic subunit, whose product MDKERISYHESVQKMYEKIKQDNMTNVWDRYEAQGLGGDPDKRCMFCMGGVRCDFCSNGPCRADAAKDKRGVCGITADGMAMRMMLLRNVMGTSTYQYHTDQTIRTLRETAKGKTPFSIKEPEKLRTFAGRLGIETLGSDSEIALKLCEFVEKEFNKPAYEPSLIVKALAPPERKKRWEELGIFPGGIYGEMMLSTGSCLTNVDGYYVSLALKAMRLGVAMAYQSQIVNEYCQDILFGIPKPHTMRVDLGVLDPEYVNVLPNGHEPFLGFAMVQLARKPEWQDRAKAAGAKGLRVIASIETGQEMIQRWEEDDVFYGFTGNWISQEAVFASGSVDLFAADMNCSLPVAPLYAEKYGFKLMPVSELVAFEGITDRLNYNPVEAGRQASKLLEMAIENFKERKKSIEGVKQLPMKEAMVGFSTESILDALGGSLDPLLDAIKSGQIKGVVGMVSCTTLRDYGQDTHSVAVVKELIKRNILVLSLGCGNGAMQVAGLCSPEAREFAGDSLKAVCEALGVPPVLSYGTCTDTGRLADLLGAISAVLGTPVPDLPVAAAAPEYMEQKATIDAIFALALGLYTYVNPVPTVTGGPDLVKLLTEDCREVTGGVLRVEQDAVKAADGIEQHIMEKRQKLGI is encoded by the coding sequence ATGGATAAGGAGAGAATTTCTTATCACGAATCCGTACAGAAAATGTACGAAAAAATTAAACAGGACAATATGACCAACGTCTGGGACCGCTACGAAGCCCAGGGTCTGGGGGGAGACCCGGATAAGCGTTGTATGTTCTGTATGGGCGGAGTCCGCTGTGATTTTTGTTCCAACGGGCCCTGCCGGGCAGATGCCGCCAAAGACAAAAGAGGGGTCTGCGGGATTACCGCCGACGGCATGGCAATGAGGATGATGCTGCTAAGAAACGTGATGGGGACGTCCACCTATCAGTATCACACGGACCAGACCATCCGGACGCTCAGGGAAACCGCAAAAGGTAAAACCCCTTTCTCTATAAAAGAACCGGAGAAACTGAGGACATTTGCGGGCAGGCTGGGGATCGAAACCCTGGGAAGTGATTCGGAAATTGCCCTTAAGCTCTGCGAATTTGTGGAAAAGGAATTTAACAAACCGGCATACGAACCCAGCCTGATAGTAAAGGCTCTTGCTCCTCCGGAAAGGAAGAAGAGATGGGAAGAGCTGGGGATATTCCCGGGCGGGATCTACGGGGAAATGATGCTCTCCACAGGCTCCTGTCTTACAAACGTTGACGGGTACTACGTAAGCCTGGCCCTGAAGGCCATGCGTCTGGGCGTTGCAATGGCGTACCAGAGCCAGATAGTAAACGAGTACTGTCAGGATATCCTCTTCGGGATACCAAAACCCCACACAATGCGGGTCGATCTCGGGGTGCTGGACCCTGAGTATGTAAACGTACTCCCGAACGGTCACGAACCCTTCCTTGGTTTTGCTATGGTCCAGCTTGCCCGGAAGCCTGAGTGGCAGGACAGGGCAAAAGCCGCAGGGGCAAAGGGGTTGAGGGTTATTGCCAGCATAGAAACAGGCCAGGAAATGATCCAGAGGTGGGAGGAAGATGATGTGTTCTATGGCTTTACGGGTAACTGGATTTCCCAGGAAGCCGTGTTTGCAAGCGGGAGTGTGGACCTTTTTGCTGCGGACATGAACTGTTCCCTGCCCGTTGCCCCCCTCTACGCCGAAAAATACGGGTTCAAACTCATGCCGGTAAGCGAACTCGTTGCCTTCGAAGGCATCACTGATCGCCTGAACTATAACCCTGTAGAGGCTGGAAGGCAGGCTTCAAAGCTCCTGGAAATGGCGATCGAAAACTTCAAGGAACGGAAAAAATCCATCGAAGGGGTAAAACAGCTCCCGATGAAAGAGGCCATGGTCGGCTTTTCAACCGAGAGCATCCTGGACGCCCTGGGAGGAAGTCTCGACCCCCTCCTTGACGCCATAAAAAGCGGCCAGATCAAAGGAGTTGTGGGCATGGTCTCCTGCACGACTCTGCGGGACTACGGGCAGGACACGCACAGTGTTGCCGTGGTAAAAGAGCTGATCAAGCGAAACATTCTGGTCCTCTCCCTGGGCTGTGGGAACGGAGCCATGCAGGTCGCAGGCCTCTGTTCTCCCGAAGCCCGGGAATTTGCCGGGGACAGCCTGAAAGCGGTCTGCGAAGCCCTGGGCGTCCCGCCCGTGCTCAGTTACGGGACCTGCACCGACACCGGAAGGCTTGCCGACCTCCTCGGAGCCATCTCCGCAGTCCTGGGGACTCCTGTCCCGGACCTTCCGGTTGCCGCAGCAGCCCCTGAATATATGGAACAGAAAGCCACAATCGATGCCATCTTTGCCCTGGCGCTCGGGCTTTACACCTACGTAAACCCCGTCCCGACTGTCACCGGAGGCCCGGATCTTGTCAAACTCCTGACCGAAGACTGCCGGGAAGTGACAGGTGGGGTCCTTAGAGTGGAACAAGACGCCGTAAAGGCAGCTGACGGGATAGAACAGCACATCATGGAAAAGAGACAGAAACTCGGGATCTGA
- a CDS encoding cupin domain-containing protein, translating into MEILDVRSAPEKPNPHNVSVRKLYDTEHAQVMHIELKPGEKMKKHITPVDVFFYVLEGTGSVEVGDEKAEVSRDMLIESPAKIPHRLLNEGDSLFRVLVVKVPRQTDETKLL; encoded by the coding sequence ATGGAAATACTCGACGTTAGGTCAGCACCGGAAAAACCTAATCCTCACAACGTCAGCGTGCGCAAACTCTACGATACCGAGCATGCGCAGGTAATGCATATTGAACTGAAGCCCGGGGAGAAAATGAAGAAACACATTACTCCGGTAGATGTTTTCTTCTACGTCCTCGAAGGCACAGGTTCGGTAGAGGTGGGAGATGAAAAAGCAGAGGTCAGCAGGGACATGCTGATCGAAAGTCCTGCAAAAATCCCTCACCGTCTCCTGAACGAAGGTGATTCCTTATTCAGGGTGCTTGTGGTAAAAGTTCCCAGACAGACCGACGAAACAAAACTGCTGTGA
- the larA gene encoding nickel-dependent lactate racemase, whose product MKTNVKKIKLAFGSEKLELEVPEKNLSSVIMPSEPEKRKEGAFLIKKALENPIKSRRLSEIVNPESKVAVIVSDVTRPTPTAKLLPPLLEELYLGGAKAENITIVFALGLHRRQTEEESRKLVGDEIYGKIRCIQHDTGRCRRVGVTSRRTPVEVFEEVLDSDVVVGTGGIEFHYYAGYSGGAKSVLPGVSSEASVLTNHKLMIEEKAVSGRIDSPVRQDMEEAVKIAGLDFILNVVLDSKKGIVAAVAGDFIEAHRKGVEAVDAMYKVPVEPADAVIVSCGGYPKDINLYQANKSLDNATQAVKDGGSIILVAECSEGIGNQIYECWNRECKTPDEAVERFKRCFEFGGHKSAIVAKAAKQFKLYLVSKLREEDTRDAFFTPMGSVLEALEEILSKNPDAKIHLMPHGGQTLPVRKEE is encoded by the coding sequence ATGAAGACAAATGTAAAAAAGATTAAACTCGCTTTCGGCAGCGAGAAACTTGAGCTGGAGGTTCCGGAAAAGAACCTCTCCAGCGTCATAATGCCCTCGGAGCCTGAAAAACGGAAAGAGGGAGCTTTTTTAATCAAAAAAGCGCTTGAAAACCCCATAAAGAGCAGGCGCCTTTCCGAGATTGTAAACCCGGAATCAAAGGTTGCGGTTATTGTAAGCGACGTTACCCGCCCGACCCCCACTGCAAAGCTGCTGCCCCCCCTCCTCGAAGAGCTTTATCTCGGAGGAGCAAAAGCCGAAAACATCACAATCGTATTCGCCCTTGGCCTGCACAGGCGGCAGACCGAAGAGGAATCCCGAAAACTTGTAGGGGATGAAATTTACGGAAAAATCCGCTGCATCCAGCACGATACGGGCAGGTGCAGGCGTGTAGGGGTTACGAGCCGCAGGACGCCTGTAGAGGTCTTTGAAGAAGTGCTTGATTCCGATGTGGTCGTCGGGACCGGGGGAATTGAGTTCCATTATTATGCGGGGTACAGCGGTGGGGCCAAATCCGTTCTCCCCGGTGTGAGTTCTGAAGCCTCGGTGCTTACAAACCACAAACTGATGATCGAAGAAAAGGCGGTTTCCGGAAGAATTGACAGCCCTGTCAGGCAGGACATGGAAGAAGCCGTAAAAATTGCCGGACTCGACTTCATCCTGAATGTTGTGCTGGACAGCAAGAAAGGGATCGTGGCTGCCGTTGCCGGGGACTTTATCGAAGCCCACCGCAAAGGAGTCGAAGCCGTGGACGCCATGTACAAGGTCCCGGTCGAACCCGCAGACGCCGTTATTGTCTCCTGCGGAGGCTACCCCAAGGACATCAACCTCTACCAGGCCAACAAGTCCCTTGACAACGCCACCCAGGCAGTAAAAGATGGCGGCTCTATCATCCTTGTGGCAGAATGTTCCGAAGGGATCGGGAACCAGATCTACGAGTGCTGGAACAGGGAATGCAAGACCCCGGATGAGGCAGTCGAGCGTTTCAAGCGCTGTTTCGAGTTCGGTGGACACAAGAGCGCCATCGTGGCAAAAGCCGCCAAACAGTTCAAACTTTACCTGGTCTCAAAGCTGCGGGAGGAAGATACCAGGGATGCCTTCTTCACCCCGATGGGAAGCGTCTTGGAAGCCCTTGAAGAAATCCTTTCCAAAAACCCTGACGCAAAAATCCACCTCATGCCCCATGGAGGACAGACCCTCCCGGTGAGAAAAGAGGAATAA
- the larA gene encoding nickel-dependent lactate racemase: MNPSTKIRKIDLPFGNGVIELKIPEKNLSELILPSEPKSREDESSIVKKALLDPIGSCRLSELVNPESRIAIIVSDITRPTPSAKLLPPLLEELRLGGVRDDNITIVFALGLHRKQTEEECRKLIGDKIFENFRCIQHDRERCRHLGETSFGTPVEIFEEVLDADLIVGTGTVEFHYYAGYGGGGKCILPGVSSERAVLSFHSFYSKLFEGDPLSGRVNSPARQNIEEAAKIAGLGFILNAVIDSKKRIVAAVSGDFIKAHRKGAEYVDTMYKVPVEPADAVIASCGGFPKDINLYQATKALENAVAAVKTGGSIVLAAECPEGLGNKVYECWSRECKSPDEAVERFRENFEFGGHKSAIVGKAAKEFRLYMVSKLSEEECRNTFFTPVGTVQEALEIILAENPEARIHVMPDGGRTLPVRKEP, from the coding sequence ATGAACCCGAGCACTAAAATTAGAAAAATAGATCTTCCTTTCGGGAACGGAGTGATTGAACTCAAAATTCCTGAAAAGAACCTCTCTGAACTCATCCTGCCCTCAGAACCCAAAAGCAGGGAAGATGAAAGTTCCATAGTCAAAAAAGCCCTTCTGGACCCAATAGGAAGCTGTCGTCTCTCTGAGCTTGTAAATCCGGAGTCCCGGATCGCAATCATCGTAAGTGATATAACCAGACCTACTCCTTCTGCAAAGCTTCTCCCCCCTCTCCTTGAAGAGCTCCGGCTCGGAGGGGTGAGGGATGATAATATCACTATCGTTTTTGCCCTGGGCCTGCACCGGAAACAGACCGAAGAAGAGTGCAGAAAGCTTATTGGGGATAAAATCTTCGAAAACTTCCGCTGCATCCAGCACGACAGGGAACGCTGCAGGCATCTAGGAGAAACCAGTTTCGGGACCCCGGTAGAAATTTTCGAAGAGGTCCTGGACGCAGACCTTATTGTCGGGACCGGCACCGTCGAGTTCCATTACTACGCCGGCTACGGTGGGGGAGGAAAGTGCATCCTGCCAGGGGTCAGTTCGGAAAGGGCCGTGCTTTCGTTCCACAGTTTTTACAGCAAACTCTTTGAAGGCGACCCTCTCTCCGGAAGGGTTAACAGCCCGGCGAGGCAGAACATTGAGGAAGCTGCAAAAATAGCGGGGCTTGGCTTTATCCTGAACGCGGTAATCGACAGCAAGAAAAGAATCGTAGCTGCGGTTTCAGGGGACTTCATCAAAGCCCACAGGAAAGGTGCAGAGTATGTGGATACCATGTACAAGGTGCCGGTGGAACCTGCTGACGCTGTCATTGCCTCCTGCGGCGGCTTTCCCAAGGACATCAATCTCTACCAGGCGACAAAAGCCCTGGAAAACGCCGTAGCTGCAGTAAAAACGGGAGGCTCAATAGTGCTTGCAGCCGAATGCCCGGAGGGGCTCGGGAATAAGGTTTACGAGTGCTGGAGCAGGGAGTGTAAAAGCCCGGATGAGGCTGTTGAGAGGTTCAGGGAAAATTTCGAGTTCGGAGGGCATAAGAGTGCAATTGTCGGAAAGGCGGCAAAAGAGTTCAGGCTTTATATGGTCTCGAAACTTTCCGAAGAAGAGTGCAGGAACACTTTCTTTACCCCGGTTGGAACCGTGCAGGAAGCCCTGGAAATAATTCTCGCTGAAAATCCGGAAGCCAGGATTCATGTGATGCCCGACGGGGGGAGGACGCTTCCGGTCAGAAAGGAACCCTGA